The proteins below come from a single Argentina anserina chromosome 1, drPotAnse1.1, whole genome shotgun sequence genomic window:
- the LOC126802702 gene encoding probable 2-oxoglutarate-dependent dioxygenase AOP1 yields MTIPTTPVTVITKIPVIDFSNEDCLKPGTSSWLSVRKEVCYALEELGCFSAILPETLASSGLRNTMFGAANELFDSPIEIKTQTNSESRKGLFGYFKGNSAHENLGIWNPSNPEETSKFTKLFWPNGNDQFRDGVALYTKLMEDLDQAVTRMVFENYGVDQYHEDHIRSSLYALRYNKYLDPKKAREDVGLRSHTDKNFTSILHQNVNGLEVNTKEGEWIGYDPHPLSSSFLFIASDVFQAWSNDRIRACRHRVTLSHIKEDGVRYSLGLFSLKQGITHIPKELVDDEHPLRYKPFDQIEYIQAQAAGVECTLKEFSGI; encoded by the exons ATGACGATCCCCACCACCCCAGTAACCGTGATTACCAAAATCCCTGTCATAGATTTCTCAAATGAGGATTGCTTGAAGCCGGGGACAAGTTCTTGGCTCTCTGTTCGCAAGGAGGTTTGCTATGCACTTGAAGAGCTTGGCTGTTTCTCTGCAATACTACCTGAAACTTTAGCTTCTTCTGGGCTTCGCAACACCATGTTTGGTGCTGCAAACGAGTTGTTCGATTCTCCTATAGAAATTAAAACACAAACCAATAGCGAAAGCAGGAAAGGCTTATTTGGCTATTTCAAGGGGAATTCTGCCCATGAAAACTTGGGAATTTGGAACCCTTCAAACCCAGAAGAAACCAGCAAGTTCACGAAGCTCTTTTGGCCTAATGGGAACGACCAATTTCG TGATGGGGTGGCTCTTTATACAAAATTGATGGAAGATTTAGATCAAGCTGTGACAAGGATGGTGTTCGAAAACTATGGTGTAGATCAGTACCATGAAGACCACATTCGATCAAGTCTATATGCTTTGCGATATAATAAGTACTTAGATCCCAAGAAAGCTAGAGAAGATGTGGGTTTGCGTAGTCATACAGATAAGAACTTTACCAGCATACTCCATCAAAATGTCAATGGTCTTGAAGTGAATACCAAGGAGGGGGAGTGGATAGGTTATGATCCTCATCCTTTGTCATCATCCTTCCTGTTTATAGCAAGTGATGTATTTCAG GCTTGGAGCAACGATAGAATCAGGGCATGTAGACATAGAGTCACCCTCAGTCACATAAAAGAGGATGGGGTAAGATACTCGTTGGGGCTCTTTTCACTCAAACAAGGGATCACCCACATTCCCAAGGAGCTTGTGGACGATGAACATCCCTTGAGATACAAGCCATTTGATCAAATTGAGTACATTCAAGCACAAGCTGCAGGAGTTGAGTGCACCCTTAAGGAATTTTCTGGAATTTGA